AGACTAGACCCAAACTGACAAACCCAAACGAGCCAAATCATCAGCAACAAGACCAACTTTGGTGCATAAGGGCACGACAATTCAGCACTAAACTTCCTGGAGGGTGATTTATCCACTTTTACATTTGAAATCAATTGAACTGCAAGAGCAAAATATAGTCCTACCATAATCTTCTTAATTCCATAATTTCATGCAAGTTGCAGTCCAATAAAAACACCTCAAACTTCAACACATAGAATCTCACATCGACCAAGATTAGCACAAAAACCAAAAATCCATGCCCCCGACAAGTTCCATGAGGACACCACTAGCAccaatgaaaactaaaaacgaaaaaAGTTGAACTCTTGTTTGATGAAGTTGAActtttttaaaaagttaaaactaaaaataaaaaacaaaatagtcATCATTAGGCTTCAATAAATTTATCTTACAGTTcaattttattgttttgaaaattaataataaaaagtgAAAACACAAGgcgaaattttgaaaattagagAAACTAGTTGCtggttttggtttttaaattttactattttgaaAGAGGTATTTGTCAAATTTTTTCACATATTTGTAATGAGGAAAATTGTCCATTTATAAAGTTCAGAGGGTTATCAGTTAAAATCAAAGTCCATAGAAAAATTGTCAACTTTATACAAATTCGGTGGACAAATTAGTAAAtaggtatttttaaattaaaaattaaaactagttaccaaatgatatttcAGTTCTCCCTGCAATACTTACCGGCCTTTTAGCTTGAAACCGTAAGGTCCAGTGCTAATGCACTTTTCCACAAGGCCGACGAGAAGAAGACCGgtttggtgtgaggtgaatgAGGTGTGTCAAACCATCACGCTAGGTATAATTTACAGAAAGTTATCAAATTATTAAAAGTGTATGTGACATAAAATGAGGTTTGTAAAAATCACCACCTAAAATAAATTGTGAGCACTCAATTGTGTTTGGGCCAGTAAAAATCAGCAAAATTTGTTTGGGCCCAATAAAAATCAGCAATGTCTGTTTGGGCTGGGAAGTAAGGGGATGTATCTGGCGACCAGAACCTCGATCTTCTACTCAACTTTCCCTCCAAAAATCAGCGATTCCTAAATCCCAACCTTCACTTCACAGTTGATGATTGACATACTCTCGCTCTCTGTGAGCTAAAGCtgtaaagaaagaaagaaagtaaagaagaagaagaagaagaagaagaagaagaagaagaggaagaaaatggaggaaTACTTGCAGTACATGAAGACATTGCGCTCTCAGATGAACGGTGCGTTTCCATTTCGAATCCCTCTCTTTTCAATTTGTTGatattttcctctttttttttttttttttttttttttttttctgaattaaTTACGCAAATTTCGACCGATTGATCTGttcttttttaattcaaaaaatgTATAGATGTGGAAGATCAAGCTGCAAAGGTCTCAGTGGAAGAGCAAATGCAGTTGACCACCATTCAGACATTGGAGAACGATCTCAATTCTggttcttgtcttcttcttcgcATTTACATTTCGTGCTTAGTTTGACGCAATTTTTGTATGTGTGCAGGCAGTTTGCTCATTCTTTTAATCtgtgtttaaaattaatgagtGCAAAATTTTGATTCGTTTCCTTCAATCTAATACCCGTATTTTTCTCAAATGTTGGAACATCGAATTTTGCTCCTAGCTTCCTACTACAGTAGACTCGTTTTAAATGTAAATTTAATGCTAATTATATGACCAAAATGCCAGCAATTTATAAAGGACAGCCTTCAAACTGTTGAATCAAGTCTATCTTGACTCTTTGCTGCTACCCTATGCTTCTCAGACACGCGAGAAGTGAGATTGAGGCACGAGATGCATTCAATTGGATTGGATCTGTGTTCAACTTGTTTGAATATTCTAGTTATTCAAGGATTTCTGTTGATTATAAGTCCTTTACAACATTTCAAGCAATTTAATGCATTCAAGTCCAGATGTTTTGGTCATTAAGGTTTCCTTTTAATTTGTAGTTAGTTGGGAAAGTAAAATCCAGCATCTTCCATTTGAACATTCGAGCAGTTTAATGCATTGAGTTCCAGATATGAAACTATTTTCTATTTGCCATTTGTTCTTCAGTTAGTTGCCTTTTACACTTCTGAATTGTGACTCTTTTCTGTTGCAGCAATATCAGAAATAAAACGATTCATGGAAGACATTGAGCAGATGAAAAATGCCAAGGGTCAAGTATGCTCACTAATTTTGGAAAAGCAGAGAAAGATAGCTTCTTTGGAGGCTGATTCGTCCACCCTGATCCAGGTAGcctttgtgtgtttgtgtgtggcCCTGCTGGTGTATGCTAATTAAGATgaggttaaaacttaaagcaatCAACTTGGCAACATGTAGTATGTACAAATGGAAGTTGTGAGGTGTgcaaattattgtaataatcATCAATTTTCATAAAGTAAAACAGTGAAAAATGTAGAAACATTTTAAATCCAAGTGGACAGCTGCATCATCTTCCTCGTGCCTTCTGTTTTAACTTTTGAAAAAGTCATTTTCTTCCTTATGTCTTCTGTTCAGATGGAATTTCTAATTGCCCAACAAAGTTCCAAACACATGGCTTAAACTTTACttgaaataaaaaacattgACCTGTTCTGAGCAGCTTCACGTCAATGGTATAACTATCTTGTATCCAATAGAAGCCTGTTTGATATTACGCTTTTGTTGGTGTTCCATTTTGAGGTCAATACTTGGACTTtggtcattttatttttctttggttttctttaCATGTTTAACTCATAATCAGAAGCCCTTTCTTCTCTATAATGTGCGGTAGCCTTGCTTATATTCAAGTGCGTATAAGCCATGCTTTTCTGTACATTTTTTTAATACCATATAGATAAGTTTTTTAGTTCTATTTTCTGGCCATGCATGTCTGATTGTAAGAAGTTAAGAATGCAGGGAGTATCTAACaagttaaaaaaattcaaagttcTGATGTACATTACTATTTTGCTGACTACACTTCATTTGAGAGTCTGGGTTTATCTGTTTCGTATaagacaaaatttgtttcataaaaATATTTCTTTTGACTCTTTAATGGAATAGTAAAGGCGAGTTGAATTATGCATGTAGTGTTTATCATTTCACATCCCTGACTAGTATTCATTTTACTTTCCAAGAGAAATGAATAAGTTTATCATATGTTCAATTGCTCATGCGTCATGACAATAAATATTTTGGTACCTATGTAGACTCTGGAGCTTATCGAACAGGAAAGAATCAACTTATCTTCCAAGCTTATAGAAAAGAGGTATTTCAATACGCAAGCTAAATTGTTTAACATGAAGCTGATATTTTATATCAACTTATTCCCAGTGAGGACACACATAAatcgagaaaaaaaaatacttattgACTTTCCATGTTTGTCATAACAGCACTCACTACATGAAGGTTAGAGAGGATGTCAATGCCAAATTGCAGCTGCAACAGGTTTGGTTTTGGAGTCACCTTCATTTACATTGTGCTCTTTCTTCATTGCATTTATTGTTccctttttaaattttggttagGATTGGGTCTATTCTCACTGCACTCACATGGAACCGGGAGAGCATGGAATGGTACAACTTCATTCTTTTTTGTCTTTCTTTATTTACACATGTGATAGCTTCTTTAACGATG
This genomic interval from Malus domestica chromosome 05, GDT2T_hap1 contains the following:
- the LOC103429423 gene encoding uncharacterized protein, which produces MEEYLQYMKTLRSQMNDVEDQAAKVSVEEQMQLTTIQTLENDLNSAISEIKRFMEDIEQMKNAKGQVCSLILEKQRKIASLEADSSTLIQTLELIEQERINLSSKLIEKSTHYMKVREDVNAKLQLQQDWVYSHCTHMEPGEHGMVKDRFDEKEFQGKASFDNHLSLDNQGNDARKNLMNMLDSAKAKLDDILQMNSELVIENCKMKQAIEQVNLRESDFKPELRAMDIKTLEEEYDALLSDKAGETEYLKTLQDQIEKLRGISHVVICTCGEEYKVEVGICA